In the genome of Nonlabens sp. MB-3u-79, one region contains:
- a CDS encoding HU family DNA-binding protein: protein MNKTDLIEGMAEHAGISKAAAKKALESFLGNVEGSLKKGDRVSLVGFGSFSVSKRAAREGRNPQTGKTIKIAAKKVVKFKAGSDLQKAVN, encoded by the coding sequence ATGAACAAAACAGATTTAATCGAAGGAATGGCAGAGCATGCTGGTATTTCAAAAGCAGCAGCTAAAAAAGCATTAGAATCTTTCTTAGGAAATGTAGAAGGTTCTCTTAAAAAAGGAGATAGAGTATCCCTAGTAGGATTCGGATCTTTCTCAGTTTCTAAAAGAGCTGCACGTGAAGGTAGAAACCCGCAAACTGGTAAGACTATCAAAATTGCTGCAAAAAAAGTTGTAAAATTCAAAGCAGGTAGCGATTTACAAAAAGCTGTAAACTAA